One window of Quercus robur chromosome 12, dhQueRobu3.1, whole genome shotgun sequence genomic DNA carries:
- the LOC126710144 gene encoding uncharacterized protein LOC126710144, whose translation MPTKKALFRRTITTDSVCIRCHGHDEDSLHAMWSCPELDMVWLGLEFWNFRCDVQFMTFKELLSWLIVNNHQTEVFDVTAWTIWNQRNRVRLNQPADSLHQIPQISKSWLAEYHAWQLPVTTPVQQNRNTITLWRPPPSELFKINFDGAVFKREKKSGIGVVIRDHQGSIIASCSKPVHQELGSEDVEATAAAWALFFALDVGVKRVVLEGDSLSVIKGLMGGGRMLTPMGLLIEEAKYLSIHFEELHYSHVKRDCNGLAHNLARHAAGIPDLLVWMEDIPSRFHDVLQADLVGLSE comes from the coding sequence ATGCCGACAAAGAAGGCACTATTCCGTCGAACTATTACAACGGACTCCGTCTGTATCAGATGTCACGGCCATGATGAAGATTCATTGCATGCTATGTGGTCCTGCCCAGAACTTGATATGGTGTGGTTGGGCTTGGAGTTTTGGAATTTCAGGTGTGATGTTCAGTTCATGACCTTCAAGGAGCTGCTGTCGTGGTTAATTGTAAACAATCATCAAACAGAGGTCTTCGATGTAACGGCTTGGACAATCTGGAACCAGCGGAATCGGGTTCGTCTCAACCAACCGGCGGACTCACTTCACCAAATCCCTCAGATATCAAAGTCTTGGCTAGCTGAATATCATGCTTGGCAACTTCCTGTGACTACTCCAGTGCAGCAGAACCGCAATACCATAACTCTTTGGAGGCCACCACCATCGgagcttttcaaaataaatttcgaTGGCGCCGTCTTCAAACGTGAAAAGAAGTCTGGCATTGGAGTCGTTATAAGAGATCACCAGGGCTCTATTATTGCCTCATGCTCAAAACCGGTCCACCAGGAGCTAGGCAGTGAGGATGTTGAGGCAACGGCTGCGGCATGGGCTCTGTTTTTTGCTTTGGACGTGGGGGTGAAAAGGGTAGTACTTGAGGGTGACTCTTTGTCTGTTATCAAAGGGTTAATGGGGGGAGGAAGGATGCTAACACCAATGGGATTGCTCATTGAGGAGGCCAAATATTTATCTATACATTTTGAAGAATTACATTACTCTCATGTTAAGAGGGATTGTAATGGTTTAGCTCATAATCTGGCTAGACATGCCGCTGGCATTCCGGATTTgttagtttggatggaggatatTCCTTCACGTTTTCATGATGTACTTCAAGCCGATTTAGTAGGCTTATCTGAATAA